From Chaetodon trifascialis isolate fChaTrf1 chromosome 1, fChaTrf1.hap1, whole genome shotgun sequence, one genomic window encodes:
- the kcnq1.1 gene encoding potassium voltage-gated channel subfamily KQT member 1.1, with protein sequence MSDSALYQESTRRSSGMARGKRPPELELSEATFSAPEAGTPVGNDTFSERDKMPEDGNTPTEIPPVNIHPYLSHPRMSMRMSVYSTGVRPVLTRAYIQGRVYNFLERPSGWKCFVYHFTVFLIVLACLILSVLSTIEEYQALAHTTLFWVEIVLVVFFGVEYFVRLWSAGCRSKYVGIWGRLRFARKPISIIDLIVVLASVIVLSVGSKGQVFATSAVRGIRFLQILRMLHVDRQGGTWRLLGSVVFIHRQELITTLYIGFLSLIFSSYFVYLAEKDAVDSSGSTEFGNYADALWWGVVTVTTIGYGDKVPQTWIGKTIASCFSVFAISFFALPAGILGSGFALKVQQKQRQKHFNRQIPAAACLIQTSWRCFAVENFDSATFKIFLRKRSNIPASTLSTPKPKKSVKIRRKLKSTDKDNGPTSPTIPSITYDSVFDSGRELSSDVYSTVGTDLQQSWTSLSSLQFSSPPPVKRNPGLLDVHSPTPLRRNCSFADDLELESERHGELSPATSVSQLTDSHRKAIRVIQRMRYFVAKRKFQQARKPYDVRDVIEQYSQGHLHLMVRIKELQRRLDQSLGKITLFQTSSDRAKDKGNNSIGSRLNRMEDKITHMDQTLNRVAESLTFLLDQRDVGEGEGGGRQRTRLGRIFPVLPNHDSLPSYDQLSSSPLTFSSNTANTAACPNPPHSTTINQDESY encoded by the exons ATGTCTGATTCTGCCCTCTATCAGGAGAGCACCCGGAGGTCTTCTGGTATGGCACGTGGAAAAAGACCACCGGAATTGGAGCTGTCGGAAGCCACGTTTAGCGCGCCTGAAGCAGGGACACCTGTGGGCAACGACACGTTttcagaaagagacaaaatgcCTGAGGACGGTAACACTCCAACCGAGATACCCCCTGTCAACATCCACCCGTACTTATCTCATCCCCGGATGTCTATGCGGATGTCCGTGTACAGCACCGGGGTCCGTCCTGTCCTCACCCGCGCCTACATCCAAGGACGCGTGTATAACTTTCTGGAAAGGCCGTCTGGCTGGAAATGCTTCGTGTATCACTTCacagt GTTTCTCATAGTTCTGGCCTGTCTGATCCTCAGCGTTCTGTCTACCATCGAAGAGTACCAGGCCCTGGCTCATACAACGCTCTTCTGGGTG GAGATCGTCCTTGTGGTGTTCTTCGGTGTGGAATATTTTGTCCGCCTCTGGTCAGCAGGCTGCCGCAGTAAATATGTTGGCATCTGGGGCCGGCTCCGCTTTGCCAGGAAGCCAATATCTATTATAG ATCTGATTGTTGTTCTTGCCTCAGTTATCGTTCTGTCAGTGGGCTCCAAAGGCCAAGTCTTTGCCACCTCTGCTGTAAG AGGGATTCGCTTCCTGCAGATCCTGCGAATGCTTCATGTGGACCGGCAGGGAGGAACCTGGCGTCTCCTGGGCTCTGTAGTGTTCATCCATCGGCAG GAGCTGATCACTACCTTGTACATTGGCTTTCTGAGCCTGATCTTCTCCTCGTACTTTGTCTACCTGGCAGAGAAAGATGCGGTCGACAGCAGCGGCTCCACTGAGTTTGGAAACTACGCTGATGCCCTGTGGTGGGGAGTG gtGACAGTGACCACTATTGGATATGGAGACAAAGTGCCACAGACCTGGATTGGAAAGACCATTGCATCCTGTTTCTCAGTCTTTGCCATTTCCTTCTTTGCTCTGCCAGCA GGAATCTTAGGCTCAGGCTTTGCCCTGAAGGTGCAGCAGAAGCAAAGGCAGAAACACTTCAATAGACAGATCCCTGCAGCTGCCTGTCTCATTCAG ACATCATGGAGATGTTTTGCAGTGGAGAACTTTGATTCTGCCACATTCAAGATCTTTTTGCGAAAGAGATCCAACATCCCGGCCTCCACTCTGTCCACCCCCAAGCCCAAGAAATCG GTGAAGATAAGGAGGAAGTTGAAGAGCACTGACAAGGACAACGGTCCAACTTCTCCCACAATTCCCAGCATCACCTATGACTCTGTATTTGACAGTGGGAGGGAGCTGAGTTCAGATGTTTACAGCACTGTGGGCACag ATCTCCAGCAGTCCTGGACATCTTTGTCTTCCCTTCAGTTCAGCTCACCCCCTCCAG TGAAAAGAAACCCTGGCCTTTTGGACGTCcactcccccacccccctccgGAGGAACTGCAGCTTTGCAGACGACCTGGAGCTGGAGTCAGAGCGACACGGCGAACTGTCACCTGCCACCTCAGTGTCACA actgacagattcACACCGAAAAGCCATCCGGGTGATCCAGAGAATGCGTTATTTTGTGGCCAAGAGAAAATTTCAG cAAGCTCGTAAGCCATATGACGTTCGAGACGTGATTGAGCAATACTCCCAGGGTCACCTCCATCTCATGGTGCGAATCAAGGAGCTCCAGAGAAG ACTGGACCAGTCTTTGGGGAAGATAACTTTGTTCCAGACGAGCTCAG ACCGAGCCAAAGACAAAGGCAACAACTCCATCGGATCCAGACTCAACAGGATGGAGGACAAG ATAACACACATGGACCAGACGCTAAACCGCGTGGCAGAGTCACTCACCTTTCTGCTGGACCAGAGGGACGTCGGTGAGGGCGAAGGTGGAGGCAGGCAGAGGACACGGCTCGGACGGATCTTTCCCGTCCTCCCCAACCATGACAGCCTGCCAAGCTATGATCAGCTATCTTCATCACCTTTAACCTTTTCTTCCAACACTGCCAATACTGCAGCTTGCCCCAACCCTCCCCACAGCACCACCATTAATCAGGATGAGAGCTACTAA